One window from the genome of Mucilaginibacter ginsenosidivorans encodes:
- a CDS encoding nucleoside-diphosphate kinase has product METNKTFTMIKPDAVANGHTGAILDQIIKGGFKITAMKYLWLTPEKAGQFYAVHAARPFYNDLVAFMSSGPIVAAILEKDNAVEDFRKLIGATDPAKAEPGTIRNLFAKSIDANAVHGSDSDENAKIEGDFYFSAFEKF; this is encoded by the coding sequence ATGGAAACCAATAAAACATTCACTATGATAAAGCCCGATGCTGTCGCTAACGGACACACCGGCGCTATTTTAGACCAGATCATAAAGGGCGGCTTTAAGATCACCGCGATGAAATACCTTTGGCTCACGCCCGAGAAAGCCGGCCAGTTTTACGCCGTGCACGCTGCACGCCCTTTTTATAACGACCTGGTGGCTTTCATGTCATCGGGCCCGATAGTAGCTGCCATTTTGGAAAAAGACAATGCGGTTGAAGATTTCAGGAAACTGATAGGCGCCACCGACCCTGCTAAGGCTGAACCCGGAACTATCCGTAACCTGTTTGCCAAATCGATCGATGCAAACGCTGTGCATGGTTCCGATTCGGACGAAAACGCTAAAATAGAAGGCGATTTTTACTTTTCGGCTTTCGAAAAGTTCTAA
- a CDS encoding DHH family phosphoesterase, with protein MLELAALKEFLEQPRRIVITTHHKPDGDAMGSSLGLYNYLIQQGHHAKVITPTDYPDFLAWMPGNGEVIIYTENTKESAELVANAELIFCLDFNTLSRINELGELVRASNAVKVMIDHHLEPEDFDDYRHWDINACASAQLVYDFIVNQLNNKQLINKDVATCLYTGIMTDSASFKLPNTTSGVHRIAADLIDLGAVNWHIHDLVYSNMSENRLRFLGHCLSNKLEVFPEFNTTLITVNREELEKYQVETGDTEGIVNYGLSLEGVRLTAFIVERKDKVKLSLRSKGEFPANEICKKYFNGGGHRNAAGGESTDSLEQVINKFKLILPEYKKLLIQ; from the coding sequence ATGCTGGAATTAGCCGCGCTTAAGGAATTTTTAGAACAACCCCGCCGAATTGTCATAACTACCCATCATAAACCTGATGGCGATGCTATGGGCTCGTCGCTGGGCCTGTACAATTACCTGATACAGCAGGGCCATCACGCCAAAGTGATCACGCCGACAGATTATCCCGATTTCCTGGCCTGGATGCCCGGTAACGGCGAAGTGATCATCTACACAGAAAATACAAAGGAAAGTGCCGAACTGGTTGCCAATGCAGAGCTGATATTCTGCCTTGATTTTAATACGCTGAGCCGCATTAACGAACTGGGCGAACTGGTGCGGGCCAGCAATGCGGTAAAAGTGATGATAGACCATCACCTGGAACCCGAGGACTTTGACGATTACCGTCATTGGGATATCAATGCATGTGCTTCGGCACAATTGGTTTACGATTTTATCGTTAATCAACTTAATAACAAACAACTGATCAACAAGGATGTGGCCACCTGCCTTTACACAGGCATCATGACTGATTCGGCCTCGTTCAAACTTCCAAATACCACATCGGGCGTTCACCGCATAGCTGCCGACCTGATAGACCTGGGCGCCGTTAACTGGCATATCCACGACCTGGTTTACAGCAATATGTCAGAAAACCGCCTGCGCTTTTTGGGGCATTGCCTGAGCAATAAACTGGAGGTGTTCCCCGAGTTTAACACGACACTGATAACCGTGAACAGGGAGGAATTGGAAAAATACCAGGTAGAGACGGGCGACACGGAAGGTATAGTGAACTACGGTCTATCGCTGGAAGGTGTGCGGCTGACCGCTTTTATTGTGGAACGAAAGGACAAAGTAAAGTTATCGCTAAGATCGAAGGGGGAGTTCCCGGCGAATGAGATATGTAAAAAATACTTTAACGGCGGCGGTCACCGCAACGCAGCGGGCGGCGAATCGACCGATAGCCTGGAACAGGTGATAAATAAATTTAAATTAATTTTACCAGAGTATAAAAAACTATTAATACAGTAA
- a CDS encoding FKBP-type peptidyl-prolyl cis-trans isomerase translates to MKKNLMFLVIAAVGLASCNGGFKQAPGGLLYNIHIDKSGPKIKDGDFISLNAVTKTDGDSVLFSSYEQGAASNSIMQKNRPVGDVANIFQYLAEGDSVTVKANIDSMVKRGMRRPPIKGKYIVYEIKIEKVIPKGTGKDADSTFNGQVKKYMATQVQAMAKAEDAKMKKYIADKKLNGTTTADGLYYIVNKPGVGDKAALGDTAELFYTGKFLTGKIFETNIKEVAQKNNNYNPGLQYKPIRVPVGVKKVIAGWDEGLQLMSKGEKATFVIPSKLGYGEQGYYPVIAPYTSLVFEVEVVDIIHPNPNAPKYAPPALQPTAKLTPAKK, encoded by the coding sequence ATGAAAAAAAACTTAATGTTTTTAGTAATTGCAGCGGTTGGACTAGCAAGCTGCAATGGAGGATTTAAACAGGCACCGGGCGGTTTGTTATATAATATTCATATCGATAAAAGTGGCCCCAAAATAAAGGACGGCGATTTTATTAGTTTAAATGCTGTTACAAAAACCGACGGCGACTCGGTGCTATTCAGCAGTTATGAACAGGGAGCCGCATCAAACAGTATCATGCAGAAGAACAGGCCGGTAGGCGATGTGGCAAATATCTTCCAATACCTGGCCGAAGGCGACAGTGTTACGGTTAAAGCCAATATAGATTCGATGGTGAAAAGAGGTATGCGCAGGCCTCCTATAAAAGGGAAGTACATTGTATATGAAATAAAAATCGAAAAGGTTATTCCAAAAGGTACCGGCAAAGATGCTGATAGCACCTTTAATGGCCAGGTTAAAAAATACATGGCGACGCAGGTGCAGGCGATGGCAAAAGCCGAGGACGCAAAAATGAAAAAATATATTGCTGATAAAAAACTTAACGGCACCACCACGGCAGACGGGTTGTATTACATCGTAAATAAGCCGGGCGTTGGCGATAAGGCTGCCCTGGGCGATACAGCGGAATTATTTTACACAGGTAAATTCCTTACAGGTAAGATTTTTGAAACCAACATTAAAGAGGTGGCTCAAAAAAATAACAACTACAACCCCGGTTTACAGTACAAGCCTATACGTGTACCGGTAGGTGTAAAAAAGGTAATAGCCGGTTGGGACGAAGGCTTGCAATTGATGAGCAAGGGCGAAAAAGCAACCTTCGTTATTCCCTCAAAGCTGGGCTATGGCGAACAGGGATATTACCCGGTTATAGCGCCATACACGTCATTGGTATTTGAAGTAGAGGTTGTAGATATTATCCATCCGAATCCAAACGCGCCGAAATACGCCCCTCCTGCATTGCAGCCAACGGCAAAGCTAACACCGGCAAAAAAGTAA
- a CDS encoding FKBP-type peptidyl-prolyl cis-trans isomerase, giving the protein MKKIAIALLSFMIVGLGLKAQDGFVKTPQGDLVKNLTNKPGDKIKVNDVVTFNLTQKTEKDSVLGSTYTMGRPIKIQVQESKNAADLMDIFPVLAEKDSALVKVPTDSLFKGHDDQRPPFLPKGSYLVCLVKIERVQTLDDAMAERSKIVDSMKTAETTERNKYITDHKLVLKTTASGLEYVITKPSLKHKPLAGDTVLVNYVGRFLNGQIFDTSIQTEAEKAGLNQPGRTYAPYQFVVGKGNVIPGWDEGLLLLGSGAKATFVIPSSLAYGQEGYSDIPPFATLVFDLELTGIKPIKHAPAAIKPVIKKTTVKKHTVAKKKS; this is encoded by the coding sequence ATGAAAAAAATAGCAATAGCGCTTTTATCATTCATGATTGTTGGTCTTGGGCTGAAAGCGCAGGATGGTTTTGTAAAGACACCGCAGGGTGACCTGGTGAAGAACCTGACCAATAAACCAGGCGACAAAATAAAAGTGAATGATGTGGTGACTTTTAACCTCACCCAAAAAACAGAAAAGGACTCGGTATTGGGATCTACCTATACCATGGGCCGCCCCATTAAAATACAGGTACAAGAGTCAAAAAATGCTGCGGACCTGATGGACATCTTCCCTGTACTGGCCGAAAAGGATAGCGCTTTGGTAAAAGTTCCTACCGACTCGCTGTTTAAAGGACATGACGATCAGCGCCCCCCGTTTCTGCCCAAGGGCAGCTACCTGGTGTGCCTGGTAAAGATAGAGCGTGTGCAGACGCTCGACGATGCGATGGCCGAGCGCAGTAAGATCGTCGACAGCATGAAAACAGCCGAGACCACGGAACGGAATAAATACATAACCGATCATAAACTTGTTCTAAAAACTACGGCTTCAGGGCTGGAATATGTAATAACCAAACCTTCGTTAAAGCACAAACCACTTGCCGGCGATACGGTATTGGTTAATTATGTGGGCAGGTTCCTGAACGGGCAGATATTTGATACCAGCATTCAAACCGAAGCTGAAAAAGCCGGACTGAACCAGCCGGGCCGCACTTATGCCCCATACCAGTTTGTTGTTGGTAAAGGAAACGTTATTCCCGGTTGGGACGAAGGTCTGCTTCTGCTGGGCAGCGGTGCAAAGGCCACATTTGTTATACCGTCCAGCCTGGCTTACGGGCAGGAAGGCTATAGCGACATCCCGCCTTTCGCTACATTGGTATTCGACCTCGAACTGACAGGCATAAAACCGATAAAGCATGCACCCGCTGCTATCAAACCGGTTATAAAGAAGACCACGGTTAAAAAACATACCGTTGCCAAAAAGAAAAGCTGA
- a CDS encoding TatD family hydrolase, whose translation MLLTDTHTHQYYQTDPLKRQELMQRCLDNNIGRLFLPNVDSASMELVFSQVAAFPENCFAMLGLHPCDVKENWQQELSAIKEAIPSHKIYAIGEIGIDLYWDKTTLDIQVEAFRIQIGWAKELKLPIVIHCRNSYDEVLEVLKEEYDENLRGILHCFTGTLEQARQLIGMGFYLGIGGVVTYKNSGLDKVVEQVDLEHLVLETDSPYLTPVPFRGKPNESSYLVYVAQKVADLHRVSIETVADITTENSKAIFGI comes from the coding sequence ATGTTATTAACGGACACCCATACCCATCAATATTACCAAACCGACCCGCTCAAAAGGCAGGAGCTAATGCAGCGTTGCCTTGATAATAATATCGGGCGGTTGTTTTTGCCCAATGTCGATTCGGCTTCGATGGAGCTGGTATTCAGCCAGGTAGCCGCCTTTCCCGAAAACTGCTTTGCCATGCTCGGTTTGCATCCCTGCGACGTAAAAGAAAACTGGCAGCAGGAACTCAGCGCCATAAAAGAAGCCATTCCTTCACACAAAATTTACGCGATAGGTGAAATAGGTATCGACCTGTATTGGGATAAAACCACGCTGGATATACAGGTAGAAGCATTTAGAATACAGATAGGTTGGGCGAAAGAGCTGAAACTCCCCATCGTTATCCACTGCCGTAACTCATACGACGAAGTATTAGAGGTATTAAAGGAAGAATATGACGAAAACCTGCGCGGCATATTGCACTGCTTTACCGGAACGCTGGAACAGGCCAGGCAACTCATCGGTATGGGTTTTTACCTGGGTATCGGCGGCGTGGTAACCTACAAAAATTCCGGCCTCGACAAAGTAGTGGAGCAGGTGGATTTGGAACACCTGGTGTTGGAGACCGATTCGCCATACTTAACCCCGGTTCCTTTCCGCGGCAAACCCAATGAGAGCTCTTACCTGGTTTACGTGGCGCAGAAGGTAGCTGATCTTCACCGGGTAAGTATCGAAACCGTAGCAGATATTACCACAGAAAATTCTAAAGCTATTTTTGGGATTTGA
- a CDS encoding DnaJ domain-containing protein yields MKDFYYILGTARDATQPEIEVAYRKLARRFYRDGEAHDEFMDSHFREITEAYDTLRDTNRRSKYDTAFRRNHQRSLAAFKLKYLNIAVAITFVAVTALFADYVISSIRGHTSKKPVTKTPIQPAVAAVAAIRPKKHHKAVTAAVQSHLTTLSTKEHNPASEINAFIPVTHAGPSITDTTGPAPVSTALPYLVTLHANVTGIVYLHRSPDYNSPVIAKISDETQVQLRQKGETYCKVLFNDQEGYVLTSSIIRP; encoded by the coding sequence ATGAAGGACTTTTACTACATCCTCGGTACCGCCCGCGATGCCACCCAACCCGAAATTGAGGTGGCATATCGAAAACTTGCCCGCAGGTTCTACCGCGATGGCGAGGCGCACGACGAATTTATGGACAGCCATTTCCGCGAGATAACCGAGGCTTATGATACCCTGCGCGATACCAATCGCCGCAGCAAGTATGACACCGCCTTCAGGCGTAACCATCAACGCAGCCTAGCCGCCTTCAAACTCAAATATCTTAATATCGCAGTCGCGATAACGTTCGTGGCGGTAACGGCACTGTTTGCCGACTATGTCATCAGCTCCATTCGTGGCCACACTTCAAAAAAACCGGTAACAAAAACTCCCATACAACCTGCGGTTGCTGCTGTGGCAGCCATTCGGCCAAAAAAACATCACAAAGCGGTGACAGCGGCCGTCCAAAGCCATCTAACTACACTCAGCACCAAAGAGCATAATCCGGCTTCGGAAATCAACGCGTTTATCCCCGTTACACATGCTGGCCCATCCATTACCGACACAACCGGTCCGGCGCCTGTTTCAACTGCCTTGCCCTATTTGGTCACCCTGCACGCCAACGTAACCGGCATCGTTTACCTGCACCGGTCACCCGATTATAACTCACCCGTCATCGCCAAAATTTCGGACGAAACCCAGGTACAATTGCGGCAAAAGGGCGAAACCTATTGTAAGGTACTATTTAACGACCAGGAAGGTTATGTACTGACAAGTAGTATTATTAGGCCGTAA
- the tal gene encoding transaldolase, protein MEANKVKQIHSFGQSIWLDFIDRSIISSGNLKKLINEDGISGVTSNPSIFEKAITGSTAYNNEIRMLAEGDRSNEDIFFGLAITDIKNAADVFRIVYDEANGADGFVSLEVSPFLALKTGETAKQALKLWKEIDRRNVMIKIPATQPGLAAIRSSIAAGININITLLFGLPRYEEVVEAYLSGLEDRLAKNKAIDQISSVASFFLSRIDVMVDPMIDEKDLSGLKGKIAIASAKKAYEIFKRAFSGPRWERLAAKGAKVQRLLWASTSSKDPSFKDTKYIEALIGPDTVNTIPLETIAAFRDHGIAANTLGEDLDEATEILSRLKKGGIDLAMVTQKLEDEGIEKFNKAFENLLLAIEKQKTKA, encoded by the coding sequence ATGGAAGCAAATAAGGTAAAACAAATCCACAGTTTTGGTCAAAGTATATGGCTGGATTTTATCGACCGGAGTATTATTTCATCGGGAAATTTAAAGAAGCTGATCAATGAGGATGGCATAAGCGGGGTAACTTCAAACCCGTCTATTTTTGAAAAGGCCATTACCGGCAGTACCGCTTATAATAACGAAATTCGTATGCTGGCTGAAGGTGACCGCAGCAATGAAGATATATTTTTTGGATTAGCCATAACCGATATCAAAAATGCGGCCGACGTATTCAGGATTGTTTACGATGAGGCTAACGGTGCCGATGGTTTTGTGAGTTTGGAGGTATCGCCATTTTTGGCATTGAAAACCGGGGAAACAGCTAAACAGGCCTTAAAACTTTGGAAAGAAATTGACCGCAGAAACGTAATGATAAAAATTCCGGCGACACAGCCGGGTTTAGCCGCTATAAGAAGTTCAATTGCCGCTGGCATAAATATTAACATTACCTTACTATTTGGCTTGCCAAGATACGAAGAGGTGGTAGAAGCCTATTTATCAGGCTTGGAAGACAGGTTGGCGAAGAATAAAGCGATAGACCAGATTTCATCAGTAGCCAGTTTTTTTCTAAGCAGGATAGATGTGATGGTTGACCCGATGATTGATGAAAAGGACTTGAGCGGCCTAAAAGGTAAAATTGCTATCGCGTCAGCGAAAAAAGCCTACGAAATTTTCAAAAGGGCGTTCAGCGGCCCGCGCTGGGAAAGGCTGGCTGCCAAAGGCGCAAAAGTACAGCGTTTGTTATGGGCAAGCACCAGCAGCAAAGACCCTTCTTTTAAAGATACCAAATATATAGAAGCCCTCATCGGACCTGATACAGTAAACACGATTCCGTTAGAGACTATAGCAGCTTTCCGGGATCACGGTATAGCTGCAAATACCTTAGGTGAGGATCTGGACGAAGCGACCGAAATATTAAGCAGACTAAAAAAAGGTGGTATTGATTTAGCTATGGTTACGCAAAAGCTGGAGGATGAAGGCATTGAAAAATTTAATAAGGCATTTGAAAACCTGCTACTGGCTATTGAGAAACAAAAGACCAAGGCCTAA
- a CDS encoding RNA polymerase sigma factor, with protein sequence MDNSTIKDLSDEQIVARIVGGEQQLYENLMRKYNSRMYRISMSIINDNAEAEDIMQIAYINAYRQLANYRQQSSFGTWLTRILINESLLHKKRKTKKDKALMETTFIDEHHETPLNGLMNKELKSILEQAVASLPEKYRLVFMMREVQGMSTNETMEVLALGESNVKIRLTRAKEMLRAELSKAWKPEQIYEFNLVRCDVIVNYVMNKINQGLF encoded by the coding sequence ATGGATAACTCAACAATTAAAGATTTGAGTGATGAACAGATCGTTGCCAGAATAGTCGGCGGTGAGCAGCAGTTGTATGAAAATCTAATGCGAAAATATAATTCGCGTATGTACAGAATCAGCATGTCTATAATCAATGACAACGCAGAGGCTGAGGACATTATGCAGATTGCCTATATCAATGCTTATCGTCAGCTCGCTAACTACAGGCAACAATCCAGTTTCGGAACCTGGCTCACCCGGATACTGATCAACGAAAGCCTGCTGCATAAAAAGAGAAAAACAAAAAAGGATAAAGCGCTGATGGAAACCACTTTTATTGATGAACATCATGAAACGCCTTTAAACGGCCTGATGAACAAGGAACTGAAGAGTATATTAGAACAAGCGGTTGCCAGTTTGCCGGAAAAATACCGATTGGTATTTATGATGCGGGAGGTGCAGGGCATGAGCACCAATGAGACGATGGAAGTTTTAGCGCTCGGCGAATCAAACGTAAAGATCCGTTTAACCCGAGCCAAAGAAATGCTGCGGGCGGAGCTCAGCAAAGCATGGAAGCCGGAGCAGATCTATGAATTTAACCTGGTTCGTTGTGATGTGATCGTCAATTATGTCATGAATAAGATAAATCAGGGTTTGTTTTGA
- a CDS encoding FAD-binding oxidoreductase, with product MESHIVKVLATEYLTHNVKRFVTEKPAGYSYTPGQATDVAINRPGLESELRPFTFTSPVNAGYLEFIIKIYKGHNGVTEKLADIVPGNELIIHEVFGAIRYKGPGVFIAGGAGITPFIAIFRQLGATGAHPNNTLLFANHTAADIILKDELKTFLGDRDIDIIRYPLPGEEQKILDKKLIAASAGDHAAYYYICGPDQFTADMIGMLHELNVADQFIVFEQ from the coding sequence ATGGAAAGCCATATTGTTAAAGTTTTAGCCACGGAATATTTAACCCACAACGTTAAACGTTTTGTCACAGAAAAACCGGCCGGTTACAGTTATACGCCCGGCCAGGCAACAGATGTTGCGATCAACCGCCCCGGATTGGAATCTGAATTGAGACCATTTACGTTTACTTCTCCCGTAAACGCAGGTTACCTTGAATTTATCATCAAGATCTATAAAGGCCATAACGGGGTAACCGAAAAACTTGCGGATATCGTGCCCGGAAATGAATTGATTATCCATGAAGTATTTGGAGCAATTCGATATAAGGGGCCGGGCGTTTTCATTGCAGGGGGTGCCGGTATCACACCATTCATAGCGATATTCAGGCAACTTGGGGCAACCGGGGCGCATCCAAACAATACTTTATTGTTTGCCAACCATACCGCGGCGGACATTATTCTGAAAGACGAATTAAAAACGTTTTTAGGAGATCGCGATATTGATATCATCCGGTATCCTTTACCGGGCGAAGAGCAAAAAATATTAGATAAAAAACTGATCGCTGCCAGTGCCGGCGATCACGCGGCTTATTATTACATCTGTGGTCCTGACCAGTTTACAGCAGATATGATCGGCATGCTGCACGAATTAAATGTAGCCGATCAATTCATCGTTTTTGAACAGTAA
- a CDS encoding 6-pyruvoyl trahydropterin synthase family protein gives MITTICRKFHFNAAHRLHNTHWTDEKNQDVFGKCNNPNYHGHNYELIVKVTGEIDPDTGYVMDIKALKEIVRQVVTERFDHRNLNLDLPEFTTLNPTAENIAGVIYTLLKPQIQNKLTIILYETERNFVEYSGE, from the coding sequence ATGATCACGACGATTTGCAGAAAATTTCATTTCAACGCCGCTCATCGACTACACAATACACATTGGACAGATGAAAAAAATCAGGACGTGTTCGGGAAATGCAATAATCCTAATTATCACGGGCACAACTATGAACTGATTGTCAAGGTCACCGGAGAGATAGATCCAGATACCGGCTATGTAATGGATATAAAGGCCTTAAAGGAAATCGTCAGACAAGTAGTAACGGAACGGTTTGACCACCGGAACCTTAATCTTGATCTGCCGGAGTTCACAACCTTAAATCCAACGGCTGAAAATATCGCCGGTGTCATCTATACCCTATTAAAACCACAAATCCAGAATAAATTAACTATAATACTTTATGAAACAGAACGAAACTTCGTTGAATATAGCGGGGAATAA
- the folE gene encoding GTP cyclohydrolase I FolE, with protein sequence MKQNETSLNIAGNNYTAEADLGDEHIGTSWDTPLREDAFDMDDEEKILLIAYHFKEIMQVLGLDLTDDSLKGTPMRVGEMYVREIFSGLNPENKPGMALFENKYGYNQMLVEKNIALYSNCEHHFVPIIGKAHVAYISSGKVIGLSKLNRIVRYYAQRPQVQERLTRQIAEELKTILGTEDVAVVIDAVHLCVSSRGVKDTSSSTLTAEYSGAFLDAQKRDEFLKYLNT encoded by the coding sequence ATGAAACAGAACGAAACTTCGTTGAATATAGCGGGGAATAATTATACAGCGGAAGCTGACCTGGGCGATGAACATATCGGCACTTCCTGGGACACCCCTTTGCGGGAAGATGCCTTTGATATGGATGACGAAGAAAAGATCCTGTTGATCGCCTATCATTTTAAGGAGATCATGCAGGTCCTGGGGCTTGACCTGACTGATGACAGTCTTAAAGGAACGCCCATGCGCGTCGGCGAAATGTATGTCAGGGAGATTTTCAGTGGGCTTAATCCGGAAAACAAGCCCGGGATGGCCCTGTTCGAAAACAAATATGGCTACAACCAGATGCTGGTAGAAAAAAATATCGCGCTTTATTCAAACTGCGAACACCATTTCGTACCCATTATTGGAAAAGCACATGTGGCTTACATTTCCAGCGGCAAAGTCATAGGCCTGTCTAAGTTAAACCGGATCGTCCGTTATTATGCGCAGCGGCCACAGGTGCAGGAACGGCTGACCAGGCAAATCGCCGAAGAATTAAAAACGATCCTTGGCACCGAAGACGTAGCTGTAGTGATTGATGCTGTTCACCTTTGTGTTTCGTCAAGAGGCGTTAAGGATACCAGCAGCAGCACGCTTACCGCGGAATACTCCGGGGCTTTCCTTGACGCCCAAAAGAGAGACGAATTTTTAAAATACCTGAATACTTAA
- a CDS encoding AraC family transcriptional regulator: protein MSLIASLPYIDQEPQSVYVMHEKLERHIPVHRHTKGQLSYVEGGIAYVHIKNKTFVIPARHYFWIPPGLEHILKVSHSATVLRSIFFYAFDDDRHPFYAKVGIYPINELLLQMIKHSDGWEGLIGPDDQRYQFLTTIKNILPEISTHIMPMALPSTENERMCAILAFMDERIAEPHTLQSISDRFGFSCRSLSRLFQSTLGISFLQYLKLLRMVKAFEMILETDRSMTEISYLIGYHSLSAFSTTFYQFTNLRPSSFNKYK, encoded by the coding sequence ATGAGTTTAATAGCTTCATTGCCCTATATTGATCAGGAACCGCAATCCGTTTACGTGATGCACGAGAAGCTGGAAAGGCATATTCCTGTTCACCGGCACACCAAGGGGCAACTATCTTATGTGGAGGGTGGCATTGCTTATGTTCATATCAAAAACAAAACATTTGTGATCCCTGCCCGGCATTACTTCTGGATACCGCCTGGGCTGGAGCATATTTTAAAGGTAAGCCATTCCGCCACTGTTTTACGCTCCATATTTTTTTATGCTTTTGATGACGACCGGCATCCTTTTTACGCCAAAGTGGGCATCTACCCGATCAACGAACTGCTGTTGCAGATGATCAAACACTCAGATGGCTGGGAAGGGCTGATCGGGCCGGATGACCAACGCTATCAGTTTTTAACCACCATAAAAAATATCCTGCCGGAAATCAGTACGCATATCATGCCAATGGCGCTGCCTTCAACCGAAAATGAAAGAATGTGCGCCATACTTGCCTTTATGGATGAGCGAATTGCTGAACCGCATACGCTGCAAAGCATCAGTGACCGTTTTGGATTTAGCTGCCGTTCACTCTCCCGGTTGTTTCAGTCTACCCTGGGTATTTCCTTTTTACAATACCTGAAATTACTCCGGATGGTTAAAGCATTTGAAATGATCTTGGAAACGGACAGGTCCATGACGGAGATCTCTTACCTTATCGGCTACCACAGTCTCTCTGCATTTAGTACTACTTTTTACCAATTCACCAATCTACGTCCCTCAAGTTTTAATAAATACAAATGA
- a CDS encoding TolC family protein produces the protein MALWGCLVLRTSLLSAQQSAGTALPLSLQQVWQRSDVYSKAIQMQKVKVQRSKEEIRDAVVERLPELSVGGNFEQATNIPVYEHGLFSAPTQHEVIHTLYKIGADGYLNIYNGSKTNLKIAEEKTHDKIAIEQQNLTISDIRYRAAARYLELQRSMIFKNLMIKDIADQEKQLAEIRQFLKNGVVLKSDVLRVELKLSRQKLSLVTIENDISLSNQKLNILIGEPDEQIVIPTDKAGPDALTLGTYESYLSEAMAKSFQYRISAQETELKKIELKNVKANVSLKVGLYGDFYYANPQIFLYPYNPHLYSLGIAGVRASFPLSAIYLNRHKEKIAELELKNQELEHSDTEDNVRKQVKEAYLRYKEALIGIDVARVNVEQAKENYRIVNNTYFNQSSLITDLLDAGVQLLQTRFDLATAEMAASLQYYQLQNVIGNL, from the coding sequence ATGGCTCTGTGGGGGTGCTTGGTTCTGCGAACATCGCTGTTGAGCGCGCAACAATCAGCGGGAACTGCTTTACCCTTATCATTACAACAGGTCTGGCAAAGGTCTGATGTTTATAGCAAGGCCATACAAATGCAAAAGGTGAAGGTGCAACGCAGTAAGGAAGAGATCCGGGACGCGGTGGTGGAAAGGTTGCCCGAATTATCTGTTGGCGGCAATTTTGAGCAGGCCACCAATATACCGGTTTATGAACATGGCTTGTTTAGCGCGCCCACCCAGCATGAGGTGATCCATACACTTTATAAAATAGGTGCCGATGGCTACCTGAACATTTACAATGGCAGCAAAACCAATCTGAAGATCGCCGAAGAAAAAACGCATGATAAAATTGCCATTGAACAACAGAACCTGACCATTTCTGATATCAGGTACCGGGCAGCTGCACGATACCTGGAACTGCAAAGGAGTATGATCTTTAAAAATCTAATGATCAAAGATATTGCCGATCAGGAGAAGCAACTGGCAGAGATCAGGCAGTTCTTAAAAAATGGGGTGGTTTTAAAAAGCGATGTCTTACGGGTTGAGCTCAAACTTTCCCGTCAGAAACTATCCCTGGTTACCATTGAAAACGATATTAGCCTTTCCAATCAAAAGCTCAACATCCTGATCGGCGAGCCCGATGAACAAATTGTAATTCCCACCGATAAGGCAGGGCCGGATGCTTTAACACTGGGTACCTATGAATCCTACCTGTCCGAGGCGATGGCGAAATCATTTCAGTACCGGATCTCGGCCCAGGAAACTGAGTTGAAGAAAATCGAGCTGAAAAATGTCAAAGCAAACGTATCCCTGAAAGTAGGCTTGTACGGTGATTTTTATTATGCCAATCCCCAGATCTTTCTTTATCCCTATAACCCTCATCTTTATTCATTGGGTATTGCCGGGGTACGGGCCTCATTTCCTTTGTCAGCGATCTACCTGAACAGGCACAAAGAAAAAATTGCTGAGCTGGAATTAAAAAACCAGGAATTGGAACATTCGGATACCGAAGATAATGTACGGAAGCAGGTTAAGGAAGCCTATCTGCGCTATAAGGAAGCATTGATAGGTATTGATGTGGCCAGGGTTAACGTAGAGCAGGCTAAGGAGAATTACCGGATCGTTAACAATACCTATTTTAATCAATCTTCCCTGATCACTGATCTGCTGGATGCCGGTGTACAATTGCTGCAAACCAGGTTTGACCTGGCAACAGCAGAAATGGCGGCCAGCTTACAATACTATCAATTACAAAATGTCATAGGAAACCTTTAA